Proteins found in one Bremerella volcania genomic segment:
- the nhaA gene encoding Na+/H+ antiporter NhaA → MWKTRGPIRRLIYPLEGLISDAAWGGVLLMICTAIALYLANSEWAHDYHEFLNAPVDVGLGNSHLVLDVHHFINDALMAIFFFVVGLEIKREVLVGELSKVREATLPAVAALGGMIAPALLFLALNFNAEGRHGWGIPMATDIAFSLGILSLLGRRVPLSAKVFLTAFAIVDDIGASLVIAFFYTESISWTMLGLAGIFFGLLAFCNFTGIRRSAPYIILSILLWFCFLKSGVHPTIAGVLAALTIPARPRLQSDEFLISTRMLLNRIEEKREEEEDVLKNKEKHSLISDVELASRLTQTPIKRFENALHHWLTFFIMPVFALANAGIALDGDIVSKLTHNVTIGVMLGLLLGKQIGVTLFCWIAVKLGWAQLPRNVSWGMLYGLSWLGGIGFTMSLFITNLAFGRESIHRDDAKLGILVASAIAGIGGCIVVSLFLPEKAEETNADVETDSEL, encoded by the coding sequence ATGTGGAAGACCCGCGGCCCCATTCGCCGCTTGATCTATCCGCTGGAAGGGCTCATCTCGGATGCTGCCTGGGGGGGCGTGCTGCTGATGATCTGCACCGCGATTGCGTTGTACCTGGCCAACAGCGAGTGGGCTCACGATTACCATGAATTCCTTAACGCGCCGGTCGATGTCGGCCTGGGAAACTCGCATCTGGTTCTCGACGTACATCATTTCATCAACGATGCGCTGATGGCGATCTTCTTCTTCGTGGTCGGCTTGGAGATCAAGCGGGAAGTTCTTGTTGGCGAGCTTTCCAAAGTTCGAGAAGCCACGTTGCCGGCCGTCGCCGCGCTCGGGGGCATGATCGCGCCGGCTCTTCTCTTCTTGGCTCTGAACTTCAACGCTGAAGGAAGGCATGGCTGGGGCATCCCAATGGCAACCGACATTGCGTTCAGCCTCGGTATCCTTTCGCTGCTGGGCAGAAGGGTTCCTCTTTCGGCGAAAGTGTTTCTCACCGCGTTTGCGATCGTCGATGACATCGGCGCGTCGCTGGTGATCGCCTTTTTCTATACCGAATCCATCTCGTGGACGATGCTGGGGTTGGCAGGCATCTTCTTCGGACTGTTGGCCTTCTGCAATTTCACCGGCATACGCCGCTCGGCACCTTACATCATTCTTTCCATTTTGCTTTGGTTCTGTTTCCTCAAGTCAGGCGTTCACCCGACGATCGCGGGCGTCCTGGCTGCTTTGACCATTCCGGCACGGCCGCGACTTCAGTCGGACGAGTTTCTCATCTCGACACGCATGCTCTTGAATCGCATTGAAGAGAAACGCGAGGAAGAAGAAGACGTTCTAAAGAATAAAGAAAAGCATTCACTGATTTCTGACGTCGAACTCGCCAGTCGATTGACGCAAACGCCGATCAAACGATTTGAAAACGCGTTGCACCACTGGCTCACCTTCTTCATCATGCCGGTCTTCGCGCTCGCCAACGCAGGCATTGCGTTGGATGGGGACATCGTCAGTAAACTAACGCACAACGTCACCATCGGCGTGATGCTGGGGCTGCTGTTGGGCAAACAAATCGGGGTGACTCTGTTCTGCTGGATCGCCGTGAAATTGGGCTGGGCCCAACTGCCACGCAACGTTTCGTGGGGAATGCTGTACGGCTTGTCCTGGCTGGGTGGGATCGGCTTCACGATGTCGTTGTTCATCACCAACCTCGCTTTCGGACGAGAGTCCATTCATCGCGATGACGCCAAACTAGGGATCCTGGTTGCTTCGGCCATCGCAGGCATCGGCGGCTGCATTGTGGTCTCCCTTTTCCTGCCTGAGAAAGCCGAGGAGACAAATGCTGACGTGGAAACCGATTCCGAGCTGTGA
- a CDS encoding sialate O-acetylesterase encodes MISHWMKSGTLATLFALLVVSSVQAELALPNLFTDHMVLQRDKPIFIWGSTDKGAEVTVTLGDQKTTVTANDNGKWKAELKPLPAGGPHEVVVRSGDAEKVITDVLVGEVWVCSGQSNMQWDVNSSNDADLEKLTANYPQLRFISVPQVGTQEPQDNFNGKWEACTPDTVGNFSAVGYFFGRQLQQTLNVPVGLIDNAWGGSSAEAWVERDLLKSSGKFDELLARWEKTEATYNHEQAVQQYKQNLEAWKEKAAQAKKEGKPQPGGQPRAPRNPLTNQHRPANLYNGVLNPIIGYGIRGVIWYQGESNAGRAYQYRDLFPLMIQNWRDRWGQDEFPFYWVQLADFLQERDQPGDSAWAELREAQTMTLDKLPHTGQAVIIDLGEAEDIHPKNKQDVAKRLARLALANEYGYKIISQSPRYKSMKVDGNAIVLEFDTYGSQLDYFDTRALKGFTIAGEDKKFVNAKADIVDGTHVRVSSDQVKQPVAVRYAWGDNPVANLQNSQGLPATPFRTDDWDGVTKNSK; translated from the coding sequence ATGATTTCGCATTGGATGAAAAGTGGCACGCTTGCCACGTTATTCGCACTGCTTGTGGTTAGTTCCGTACAAGCGGAACTGGCTTTGCCGAACTTGTTCACCGATCACATGGTGCTGCAGCGCGACAAGCCCATCTTTATTTGGGGCTCGACCGACAAAGGCGCGGAAGTGACCGTCACGCTGGGTGATCAGAAGACGACCGTCACGGCCAACGACAATGGTAAGTGGAAGGCCGAACTGAAGCCGCTGCCCGCTGGTGGTCCGCATGAAGTGGTTGTCCGGAGCGGGGACGCCGAAAAGGTGATCACTGATGTTCTGGTTGGGGAAGTCTGGGTCTGCAGCGGCCAATCGAACATGCAGTGGGACGTGAATTCGTCGAACGATGCCGACCTCGAGAAGCTAACGGCCAACTACCCACAGCTTCGCTTCATCAGCGTTCCTCAAGTCGGCACGCAAGAGCCGCAAGATAACTTCAATGGTAAATGGGAAGCCTGCACGCCGGATACGGTCGGCAACTTCTCGGCGGTGGGTTACTTCTTTGGACGTCAGCTTCAGCAAACTCTGAATGTGCCGGTCGGTTTGATCGACAATGCTTGGGGTGGTTCTTCCGCCGAAGCCTGGGTCGAGCGTGATCTACTCAAGAGCAGCGGCAAGTTCGACGAACTGTTGGCCCGCTGGGAAAAGACCGAAGCGACTTACAATCACGAGCAAGCGGTCCAGCAGTACAAGCAGAACCTGGAAGCTTGGAAAGAAAAGGCGGCCCAGGCAAAGAAGGAAGGCAAGCCACAGCCAGGCGGTCAGCCTCGTGCGCCACGTAACCCGCTGACCAATCAGCATCGTCCCGCGAACCTTTATAACGGCGTGTTGAATCCGATCATCGGTTATGGCATTCGTGGCGTCATCTGGTACCAGGGGGAATCGAACGCCGGTCGCGCGTATCAGTATCGTGACCTGTTCCCGCTGATGATTCAGAACTGGCGCGATAGGTGGGGCCAGGATGAATTTCCCTTCTATTGGGTTCAGCTGGCCGACTTCCTGCAGGAACGCGATCAGCCGGGCGACAGCGCTTGGGCCGAACTTCGCGAAGCACAGACGATGACCCTCGATAAGCTGCCCCATACCGGGCAGGCCGTGATCATCGACCTGGGTGAAGCGGAAGACATTCATCCCAAGAACAAGCAAGACGTCGCCAAGCGTTTGGCTCGCTTGGCATTGGCGAACGAGTATGGCTACAAGATCATCAGCCAGAGCCCACGCTACAAGTCGATGAAGGTCGATGGTAATGCGATCGTGCTCGAGTTTGATACTTACGGCAGCCAGCTCGACTATTTCGACACGCGTGCCCTGAAGGGCTTCACGATCGCCGGTGAAGACAAGAAGTTCGTGAACGCGAAAGCGGATATCGTCGATGGCACGCATGTTCGCGTTTCGAGTGATCAAGTGAAACAGCCGGTAGCCGTTCGCTACGCTTGGGGGGATAACCCGGTGGCGAACCTGCAGAACTCGCAAGGGCTGCCAGCCACTCCGTTCCGCACCGATGACTGGGATGGCGTCACGAAGAACTCGAAGTAA
- a CDS encoding mechanosensitive ion channel family protein encodes MLLFAQAAPDEKAPQDAITRLSEFYTEASNFVFEQGPIWITNVVAAIVVLFLGWVAARVFRSLFNRGLKRSRIDDTLSGFLSNIAYALMIGLVVIAALNQLGINTTSLAAVVGAAGLAIGLALQNSLSNFASGIMLILFRPFGVGDFVEVGGATGIVQEVHIFHTVMRTIDNKRVIIPNGEITSDVITNFTGHATRMVDLEIGCGYNDDIRAVKQLFIEILEADERILKDPAIEVRVFELGDSAIIFKVRGWVVTSDWWATRCDLVEEIKVRMDERGFHIPFPQRDVHLFQETEKQPA; translated from the coding sequence ATGCTGCTATTTGCCCAGGCTGCTCCCGACGAGAAAGCACCCCAGGACGCGATTACCCGCCTTTCCGAGTTTTACACGGAAGCCTCGAACTTTGTATTTGAACAGGGACCGATCTGGATCACCAACGTGGTGGCGGCGATTGTGGTTCTCTTTCTGGGGTGGGTTGCCGCGCGTGTCTTTCGCAGCTTGTTCAATCGAGGTCTGAAGCGAAGCCGCATCGATGACACCCTCTCAGGCTTCCTGTCGAACATCGCATACGCCCTGATGATCGGGCTGGTGGTGATCGCGGCGCTCAATCAACTAGGGATCAATACCACGTCCCTGGCGGCGGTGGTGGGTGCCGCGGGGCTCGCCATTGGTCTGGCGCTACAAAATTCGCTGTCGAACTTTGCCTCAGGCATCATGCTGATTCTGTTCCGGCCGTTTGGCGTGGGGGACTTTGTCGAAGTGGGAGGAGCGACCGGGATCGTGCAGGAAGTGCACATCTTTCACACCGTGATGCGCACGATCGACAACAAGCGGGTGATCATCCCCAATGGCGAAATCACCAGTGACGTCATCACCAACTTTACCGGCCATGCGACACGCATGGTCGATTTAGAAATCGGTTGCGGCTACAACGACGACATTCGCGCCGTGAAGCAGCTGTTTATCGAGATTCTGGAAGCGGACGAGCGCATCTTGAAGGACCCGGCGATCGAAGTGCGTGTGTTCGAACTGGGGGATAGCGCGATCATCTTTAAGGTTCGCGGCTGGGTGGTGACGTCCGACTGGTGGGCAACACGATGCGATCTTGTGGAAGAGATCAAGGTTCGCATGGACGAGCGAGGATTTCATATTCCTTTCCCGCAACGCGATGTGCATCTGTTTCAGGAAACGGAAAAGCAACCCGCTTAG
- a CDS encoding protoglobin family protein, translating to MKQIDEARLESDLAYRFGYLLEFVGFGGDDIEAIHGAAGALAPLVPSLVDAVYDKLHGYDATWRHFVPRQHGYEGDVPTSVEDLSMDHEQIQFRKQHLARYLESLVTKPYDEKMLMYLDMVGKIHTPAAGSKELDVPLVQMNALMGFVADALIATITGLGLDRETEVKTLRAFNKLLWLQNDLINKHYVPAREAVA from the coding sequence ATGAAACAGATCGACGAAGCACGTTTGGAATCAGATTTGGCCTATCGTTTCGGCTATTTGCTCGAATTCGTGGGTTTTGGTGGGGATGATATCGAAGCCATTCACGGCGCGGCCGGGGCACTTGCTCCGCTGGTCCCTTCCTTGGTCGACGCCGTTTACGACAAACTGCACGGCTACGATGCCACCTGGCGACACTTCGTACCCCGCCAGCACGGCTATGAAGGGGACGTTCCCACGTCGGTCGAAGACCTCTCGATGGATCACGAGCAGATCCAGTTTCGCAAGCAGCACCTTGCTCGTTATTTGGAATCGCTGGTTACCAAGCCGTACGATGAAAAGATGTTGATGTACCTGGACATGGTCGGCAAGATCCACACGCCGGCCGCCGGCAGCAAAGAACTGGATGTACCGCTGGTACAGATGAACGCGTTGATGGGTTTTGTTGCTGATGCATTGATCGCCACGATCACCGGGCTGGGGCTCGATCGAGAGACGGAAGTCAAAACCTTGCGTGCGTTCAACAAATTGCTTTGGCTGCAGAACGATCTGATCAACAAACATTACGTACCAGCGCGCGAAGCCGTGGCCTAG
- a CDS encoding RrF2 family transcriptional regulator, which yields MFSQTVEYALRAVCHLAYTAPGSSTTEEIANSTKVPIAYLSKVLQGLVRAGVVKSQRGVGGGISLVKSPKELTILEVVNAVDPIVRISTCPLGLKAHGKNLCPLHRRLDNAMASVEEAFRDTTLAEVIAEPTTSIPLCEFPAARPTNKKQ from the coding sequence ATGTTTTCACAAACCGTTGAGTATGCATTGCGAGCTGTTTGCCACCTGGCCTATACAGCTCCCGGAAGTTCGACTACCGAAGAAATCGCCAACAGTACCAAGGTACCGATCGCATATCTGTCGAAAGTGCTGCAGGGATTAGTCCGCGCCGGGGTCGTGAAGTCTCAGCGGGGGGTTGGGGGCGGGATCTCGCTGGTCAAGTCGCCCAAAGAGTTGACGATTCTGGAAGTGGTCAACGCGGTTGACCCGATCGTGCGGATTTCGACGTGTCCGCTGGGATTGAAGGCGCACGGCAAGAACCTGTGTCCGCTTCATCGCCGTTTGGATAACGCGATGGCCAGTGTGGAAGAAGCGTTTCGTGACACGACGCTGGCCGAAGTGATCGCCGAACCGACGACCAGTATTCCGTTGTGCGAGTTTCCCGCTGCCCGGCCTACGAATAAGAAGCAGTAA
- a CDS encoding ISAs1 family transposase, whose amino-acid sequence MSSRSPVSLQECFADLTDPRTRKVTYPLTNIVTIALCAVMSGADDFVAIADWAEMKKEWLGKFLDLSSGIPSHDRFNAILASLNPAEFEKCLLTWITALHEITDGQIIAIDGKTLRRSFDKASSKAAIHMVSAWATANHVSLGQVVTDAKSNEITAIPKLLEIVEVSGSLVTIDAQGCQQDIAQKIVDQGADYCLAVKRNQPTLHDSIEDFFVAQQESNFKRAKVHRHETHEKGHGREESRSYYICPVNDEIITRDRWSNLRAIGMTINIVKQGGNETSEVRYYILSKYLSGKRFAEAVRGHWGIENSLHWQLDVTFGEDQSRIRKGHADANFSLLRRTSLSLLKNNKTAKVGVKNKRLKCGWGDDYRMEVLLGR is encoded by the coding sequence ATGTCGTCACGTTCGCCTGTTTCCCTTCAAGAGTGCTTTGCCGATCTGACCGATCCGCGGACTCGCAAGGTGACTTATCCGTTAACGAATATCGTGACCATCGCGCTGTGTGCGGTGATGAGTGGGGCGGATGATTTTGTGGCTATCGCCGACTGGGCCGAGATGAAGAAGGAGTGGCTGGGTAAGTTCCTTGATTTGAGTTCCGGCATCCCTTCGCACGATCGCTTTAATGCGATCTTGGCTTCGCTGAATCCGGCTGAGTTTGAGAAGTGTTTGCTGACTTGGATCACCGCCTTACACGAAATCACCGACGGGCAGATCATCGCGATTGACGGCAAGACGCTGCGGCGGAGTTTCGACAAGGCCAGCAGCAAGGCGGCCATTCACATGGTCAGTGCCTGGGCGACTGCCAATCATGTGAGTCTCGGCCAGGTAGTAACCGACGCGAAGAGCAACGAGATCACCGCCATTCCCAAACTGCTTGAAATCGTCGAGGTTTCCGGCAGTTTAGTGACGATTGACGCTCAAGGTTGCCAACAGGACATCGCTCAGAAGATCGTCGACCAGGGAGCCGATTATTGCCTGGCCGTGAAGCGCAATCAGCCGACCCTCCACGATTCGATCGAAGATTTTTTTGTCGCGCAGCAGGAAAGCAATTTCAAGCGAGCCAAAGTACACCGTCACGAAACGCACGAGAAAGGGCATGGTCGCGAGGAGTCGCGTTCCTATTATATCTGCCCTGTGAACGACGAGATCATCACACGAGATCGTTGGTCGAACTTGAGGGCGATCGGGATGACGATCAATATCGTGAAGCAAGGCGGGAACGAGACGAGCGAGGTGCGATACTATATCCTGAGCAAGTACCTTTCCGGCAAGCGTTTCGCCGAGGCCGTTCGCGGTCATTGGGGCATTGAAAACAGCCTGCACTGGCAACTGGACGTGACGTTCGGTGAAGATCAATCTCGCATCCGCAAAGGGCACGCCGACGCCAACTTTAGCCTGCTACGAAGGACGAGCCTGAGCCTGCTGAAGAACAACAAGACAGCCAAGGTCGGCGTGAAGAACAAACGATTAAAATGCGGCTGGGGCGATGACTACCGCATGGAAGTCCTGCTGGGACGGTGA
- the hisB gene encoding imidazoleglycerol-phosphate dehydratase HisB, translated as MTRTAKIERDTTETQIKLELNLDGSGNFTGSTGVGFFDHMLQLFTRHGCFDLSVEVNGDLHVDQHHTVEDTGICVGQAIRQAIGDKKGIRRYGHFTLPMEETLCSTVWDLSGRYYLVFNAPFTTEKIGEFDTELVEDFWQALAANALCNFHVNIHYGRNNHHISEAIFKCAARSLRMAVELDPRSPGVPSTKGTLN; from the coding sequence ATGACCCGCACCGCCAAAATCGAACGCGACACAACCGAAACGCAGATCAAGCTCGAGTTGAACCTCGACGGATCCGGCAACTTCACCGGAAGCACCGGCGTGGGATTCTTCGACCACATGCTGCAGCTATTCACGCGGCATGGCTGTTTCGACTTGTCGGTCGAAGTCAACGGCGACCTGCACGTCGATCAGCACCACACGGTCGAAGACACCGGCATCTGCGTCGGCCAGGCCATTCGCCAGGCGATCGGCGACAAGAAGGGGATCCGCCGATACGGTCATTTCACGCTGCCCATGGAAGAAACACTGTGCAGCACCGTGTGGGATTTAAGCGGTCGCTATTATCTGGTGTTCAATGCTCCGTTCACGACCGAAAAGATCGGCGAGTTCGACACCGAACTGGTGGAAGACTTCTGGCAGGCCCTGGCCGCCAACGCCCTGTGCAACTTCCACGTGAACATCCACTACGGACGCAACAACCACCACATCAGCGAGGCGATCTTCAAGTGCGCCGCGCGTAGTTTGCGCATGGCGGTGGAACTCGATCCACGTTCCCCTGGCGTGCCGAGCACCAAGGGCACGTTGAACTAG
- the hisC gene encoding histidinol-phosphate transaminase codes for MGYFRPEIEAIAGYKPGEQPQGGKFIKLNTNENPYPASGKVAEAIRQRLDQGLEKYPDPVGTAFRIRAAEVLGVEPDWILCGNGSDDILTILTRGFVGDGEWLRLPTPSYVLYKTLAEIQGADSEEIPFNEDWTLPESFGTASNHLKLAFLPNPNSPSGTVVPKSQLREIADSLPCPILIDEAYADFADDNCIDLVKENEKIMVSRTLSKSYALAGLRFGFLVAQPQMIEQLTKVKDSYNCDALSLAGALAAIDDQKWVAENKAKVVATRGRMTARLRELGFTVPDSQANFVWATKPGVKLKPIYEFLKQNHVLIRYMQYPGITEGIRISVGTDGQTDVCLDLIEQYLQQNS; via the coding sequence ATGGGCTACTTTCGTCCTGAGATTGAAGCAATCGCTGGTTACAAGCCGGGCGAACAACCGCAAGGCGGGAAGTTCATCAAGCTGAACACCAACGAGAACCCCTACCCTGCCTCGGGTAAGGTCGCCGAAGCCATTCGTCAGCGTCTGGATCAGGGCCTCGAGAAATACCCCGACCCGGTCGGCACCGCGTTTCGCATTCGTGCGGCGGAAGTACTTGGGGTTGAGCCTGATTGGATCCTCTGCGGCAACGGCAGCGACGACATCCTGACCATCCTGACTCGCGGCTTCGTCGGCGACGGCGAATGGCTGCGATTGCCCACCCCAAGCTACGTCCTCTATAAAACGCTCGCCGAGATCCAAGGGGCTGACAGCGAAGAGATTCCGTTCAACGAAGACTGGACGCTGCCAGAATCATTCGGCACGGCCAGCAACCACTTGAAGCTGGCCTTCCTGCCCAACCCCAACAGTCCCAGCGGCACGGTCGTCCCCAAGAGTCAGCTGCGAGAAATCGCCGACTCGCTTCCCTGTCCGATTCTGATCGACGAAGCGTATGCCGATTTCGCCGACGACAATTGCATCGATCTCGTCAAAGAGAACGAGAAGATCATGGTCTCGCGGACGCTTAGCAAGTCGTACGCGCTGGCTGGCCTGCGGTTTGGCTTCTTGGTTGCCCAGCCCCAGATGATCGAGCAGTTGACCAAGGTCAAGGATAGTTACAACTGCGATGCCCTTTCGCTGGCTGGGGCGCTGGCCGCGATCGACGATCAGAAGTGGGTCGCCGAGAACAAAGCCAAGGTGGTTGCCACCCGGGGGCGAATGACGGCGCGACTACGCGAGCTGGGATTTACTGTGCCCGATTCTCAGGCAAACTTCGTCTGGGCGACGAAGCCAGGCGTCAAACTCAAACCGATTTACGAATTCCTCAAGCAGAACCACGTTCTGATCAGATACATGCAATACCCGGGAATTACCGAGGGAATTCGAATCTCAGTCGGTACTGATGGCCAAACCGACGTATGCTTGGACTTGATCGAGCAGTACCTTCAGCAGAACTCTTAG
- the hisD gene encoding histidinol dehydrogenase, with protein MDLKSKIARIDTRHDDVEAQLQQVRDKLSPKGDVVSEAGRKRTMEVFGQPLSPLQVVQRICSDVEKRGLAAVLEYGKSLDGKQLYASTIRVSEEELRLAHEAADPEFLQTIRDIRENILRFQTAILHQDVEVPIEHGGKLRHRYTPLKRVGICVPGGAAAYPSTVLMTAVPALAAGVEELAVIAPPTPFGSYNLDLLATCVEIGVKEVYRVGGAQGVAALAYGVEGIPKVQKIVGPGNLFVALAKKHVFGEVDIDSIAGPSEVVVVADTTAKPAYIAADMLAQAEHSPGSSVLISWDESLIDAALTELEKQVAVLERCDLTVQSLIDFGAVIVAKDEDEACRIATDLAPEHLHITTQDSEATAEKILTAGATFLGNYSPVALGDYAAGPSHVLPTGATAHWASGLSANDFLRSRSVIHFTENGLKAIAPLVTTLADKEGLTAHKRSVTIRTESE; from the coding sequence ATGGATCTGAAGTCGAAAATCGCCCGGATCGATACCCGGCACGATGACGTCGAAGCGCAACTGCAACAGGTACGCGATAAGCTCAGCCCTAAGGGGGATGTCGTCAGTGAAGCAGGCCGCAAGCGGACGATGGAGGTCTTTGGCCAGCCCCTGAGCCCCCTGCAAGTGGTGCAACGAATCTGTTCCGACGTCGAAAAACGCGGGCTGGCTGCCGTACTCGAATACGGCAAGAGCCTCGATGGCAAGCAGTTGTACGCTTCGACGATTCGCGTTTCGGAAGAAGAGCTTCGCCTGGCTCACGAAGCAGCCGATCCTGAGTTTCTGCAAACGATCCGCGACATTCGCGAAAACATCCTCCGCTTCCAAACGGCCATCCTGCATCAAGACGTTGAAGTTCCCATCGAACACGGCGGCAAGCTGAGGCATCGTTACACGCCGCTGAAGCGAGTCGGTATTTGTGTCCCAGGCGGCGCGGCCGCGTATCCTTCCACTGTGCTGATGACGGCTGTTCCGGCGCTGGCAGCCGGCGTGGAAGAATTGGCCGTGATCGCTCCGCCGACTCCGTTTGGTTCGTATAATTTAGATCTCTTAGCTACCTGCGTCGAAATCGGGGTGAAGGAAGTCTACCGCGTCGGTGGCGCCCAAGGCGTGGCCGCCCTGGCGTATGGCGTCGAAGGGATTCCCAAAGTTCAGAAGATCGTCGGCCCCGGCAACTTGTTTGTCGCGCTGGCCAAGAAGCATGTCTTTGGCGAAGTCGATATCGACTCGATCGCCGGGCCCAGCGAAGTGGTCGTCGTGGCCGATACGACCGCCAAACCAGCGTACATCGCCGCGGACATGCTGGCCCAGGCCGAACATTCGCCGGGCAGCAGTGTCCTGATCAGCTGGGACGAGTCGCTGATCGACGCCGCTCTGACCGAACTCGAAAAGCAAGTCGCTGTTTTGGAACGCTGCGATTTGACGGTTCAAAGCTTGATCGACTTCGGCGCGGTCATCGTTGCCAAAGATGAAGACGAAGCTTGCCGCATCGCCACTGACCTGGCGCCCGAGCACTTGCACATTACCACGCAAGACAGCGAAGCAACCGCCGAGAAGATCCTTACCGCCGGGGCGACCTTCCTGGGCAACTACTCGCCGGTGGCCCTCGGGGATTATGCCGCTGGTCCGTCGCACGTTTTGCCGACCGGTGCCACGGCGCACTGGGCGAGTGGACTATCGGCCAACGACTTTCTCCGTTCACGTAGCGTGATCCACTTCACCGAAAACGGCCTGAAGGCGATTGCCCCACTGGTCACGACATTGGCCGACAAAGAAGGTTTGACCGCCCACAAGCGAAGCGTCACGATTCGCACCGAATCTGAATAA